The sequence TACGCGGACGTTCGCGCGCTGGAACGGGAAAGCGAGGGGTCGGTGCTGTTCGAGGCGACCGTCGGCGGCGCGATGCCGGTCCTCTCGACTATCAACGACTTCGACCCGACCCACATCACCGCCGTTCGCGGGGTACTCAACGGCACCGCGAACTTCATCCTCTCGCGGATGGCGACAGAGGGGCTGGATTACGAACATGTCCTCGCGGAAGCACAGGACCTGGGCGTCGCCGAGGCCGACCCGACCTTCGACGTGGACGGGACCGACGCAGCCCTGAAAGGCGTCATCATCGCGAACGTCCTCTCTGACGATGAGACGGAGTACACGCTCGATGACGCTGCGGTAGAAGGAATTCAGGACATCTCCGGCAGCGCGCTCGAACTTGCGCGGGCTGACGGCCGGACCGTCCGGCTCGTCGCCGAGGTCGTCGAAGGGTCTGTCCGTGTCGGCCCGCGACTTGTTCCGGACAACGCGCCGCTTGCCGTCTCCGGGACCCGGAACATCGCCCAACTGGAGACCGAACACGCCGGCCAGCTCAACATCTCCGGTCGCGGTGCCGGCGGCCCGGAGACGGCGAGCGCGGTACTCGCCGATATCGGCCGACTGTAACGGGACAGCAGGGTTTCTACCGCGACCACACCGTTCCTGTATTCACTGTCTGTCACAGCTACTCGTCTGTTTGGCACTCGAACCAACACTATCCCGGCTGTGACTGCCGGGACCAACCGTCTTCCTGACCAAGCTATTGGGTGTCACACTACCATGCCATGTCGTGCCGAATCGCAAGAAAGCGACGGCCTGACGCTTACACGCTTTCGAAATCGTTTTATGAACCACCAGCTAATAAACCCGATACAGCGCCTCTGCGCGTGAGAGATAACAATGAGCGACGAACAACACCAGAACCTGGCCATTATCGGCCACGTCGACCACGGGAAGAGCACGCTCGTCGGCCGACTCCTGTACGAGACAGGATCGGTACCGGAGCACGTCATCGAACAGCACAAAGAAGAAGCCGAGGAGAAGGGCAAGGGCGGCTTCGAGTTCGCCTACGTCATGGACAACCTCGCCGAAGAGCGTGAGCGTGGTGTCACCATCGACATCGCCCACCAGGAGTTCAGCACCGACACCTACGATTTCACCATCGTGGACTGTCCTGGTCACCGCGACTTCGTGAAGAACATGATTACCGGCGCGTCCCAGGCCGACAACGCCGTCCTGGTCGTCGCCGCCGACGACGGCGTTCAGCCGCAGACTCAGGAGCACGTGTTCCTGGCCCGCACCCTGGGCATCGGTGAACTCATCGTCGCCGTCAACAAGATGGACCTCGTCGACTACGGCGAGTCCGAGTACAAGCAGGTCGTCGAAGAGGTCAAGGACCTCCTCACCCAGGTCCGCTTCGACTCCGAGAACGCCAAGTTCATCCCGGTCTCCGCGTTCGAGGGCGACAACATCGCCGACGAGTCCGAGCACACGGGCTGGTACGACGGCGAAATCCTGCTGGAAGCACTCAACGAACTGCCGGCACCGGAGCCGCCGACGGACGCGCCGCTCCGACTGCCGATTCAGGACGTCTACACCATCTCCGGTATCGGTACGGTCCCGGTTGGCCGTGTCGAGACGGGTATCCTGAACACGGGCGACAACGTCAGCTTCCAGCCTTCGGACGTCTCCGGCGAAGTCAAGACCGTCGAGATGCACCACGAGGAAGTCCCGAAGGCCGAGCCCGGTGACAACGTCGGGTTCAACGTCCGCGGCGTCGGCAAGGACGACATCCGACGCGGTGACGTCTGTGGTCCGGCCGACGACCCGCCATCGGTCGCCGAGACCTTCCAGGCCCAGATCGTCGTGATGCAGCACCCGAGCGTCATCACCGAGGGCTACACCCCGGTCTTCCACGCTCACACGGCACAGGTCGCCTGTACCGTCGAGTCCATCGACAAGAAGATCGACCCGTCCTCCGGTGAGGTTGCCGAGGAGAACCCCGACTTCATCCAGAACGGGGACGCTGCCGTCGTGACGGTCCGCCCACAGAAGCCGCTCAGCATCGAGCCATCCTCCGAAATTCCGGAGCTTGGTTCGTTCGCTATCCGCGACATGGGGCAGACCATCGCCGCCGGCAAAGTCCTCAGCGTCAACGAGCGATAACGCATGTCCCAGCAGGCACGCGTTCGGCTCGCGGGCACAAGCCCCGAGGACCTCGACGACATCTGCGCCGACGTGCGGGAGATCGCGAACAAGACCGGTGTCGAACTCTCCGGTCCGGTTCCGCTCCCCACCAAGACGCTTGAGGTTCCCACCCGCAAGTCCCCCGACGGCGAGGGGACCGCGACGTGGGAACACTGGGAGATGCGCGTCCACAAGCGGCTCATCGATATCGACGCCGACGAACGGGCACTGCGCCAGCTGATGCGCATCCAGGTTCCCAACGACGTCTCCATCGAGATCGTCCTCGAGGACTGAGCCTCGGGGAACTGTCGCTTCGCGACAGCGTCGTTGTGTACGCCCGTCCGAACCGCTGGCCGGGACAGTGTGAATCGCTATCGAAGGCCGCTCTCACGCGCAGGGTTTTTATAACTCCGCGTTCGAGTGGCAGACCACGCGGGCTCGTAGATCAGTGGCAGATCGCTTCCTTCGCAAGGAAGAGGCCCCGGGTTCAAATCCCGGCGAGTCCATACGCGCTTCGCGCGTTCGGTAAT comes from Haloarcula rubripromontorii and encodes:
- a CDS encoding homoserine dehydrogenase, whose protein sequence is MRLAVIGAGAVGSSVVELAADHGHSVTAFADSSSAVIDSTGIDTAEALDRKRADGVVGSDAPEAALSAEYDVLVEATPTTLGDAEPGFGHVQAALERDRHAVLANKGPVAERYADVRALERESEGSVLFEATVGGAMPVLSTINDFDPTHITAVRGVLNGTANFILSRMATEGLDYEHVLAEAQDLGVAEADPTFDVDGTDAALKGVIIANVLSDDETEYTLDDAAVEGIQDISGSALELARADGRTVRLVAEVVEGSVRVGPRLVPDNAPLAVSGTRNIAQLETEHAGQLNISGRGAGGPETASAVLADIGRL
- the tuf gene encoding translation elongation factor EF-1 subunit alpha produces the protein MSDEQHQNLAIIGHVDHGKSTLVGRLLYETGSVPEHVIEQHKEEAEEKGKGGFEFAYVMDNLAEERERGVTIDIAHQEFSTDTYDFTIVDCPGHRDFVKNMITGASQADNAVLVVAADDGVQPQTQEHVFLARTLGIGELIVAVNKMDLVDYGESEYKQVVEEVKDLLTQVRFDSENAKFIPVSAFEGDNIADESEHTGWYDGEILLEALNELPAPEPPTDAPLRLPIQDVYTISGIGTVPVGRVETGILNTGDNVSFQPSDVSGEVKTVEMHHEEVPKAEPGDNVGFNVRGVGKDDIRRGDVCGPADDPPSVAETFQAQIVVMQHPSVITEGYTPVFHAHTAQVACTVESIDKKIDPSSGEVAEENPDFIQNGDAAVVTVRPQKPLSIEPSSEIPELGSFAIRDMGQTIAAGKVLSVNER
- the rpsJ gene encoding 30S ribosomal protein S10, translated to MSQQARVRLAGTSPEDLDDICADVREIANKTGVELSGPVPLPTKTLEVPTRKSPDGEGTATWEHWEMRVHKRLIDIDADERALRQLMRIQVPNDVSIEIVLED